The sequence below is a genomic window from Saccopteryx leptura isolate mSacLep1 chromosome 3, mSacLep1_pri_phased_curated, whole genome shotgun sequence.
tgttcaagggtcagctgtccTGTTGGCTTAACAAATCATTACCAGTTCCTCAATTTTctactctgtaaaatgggattaataGCCTTTTAATAGAATTAATTTAGAGGCTTCCtaattataatgtttttaaagtgcttataaaatttttattttaatgtatggcAAATTTTTCACCtatacatatttcttcttttaaaatgtcatctcAGTAAAATCCTTATGCTTTTCAGATCATACAACTTTTAGGAAAAGACAGTCTAGGGAAATAATATTTCTACTTTAAGatactatttcattgtatctctctcctcctctctataCTTAATAGTGATCAAGTTGTTCCTGCAGCACAGACCTCACCTATAAACtgtgagaagaaagaaaacttgtTACCATTTGTGGGACTGAATAATCTCGGCAATACTTGCTATCTTAATAGTATACTTCAGGTAAATTGATGATTTTGCTGTATAATAAAACTTTAGTAGATAAGGGAAGATAGAGATTTAACATTTAATGCTTCTGAGAATTTCAGATTATTAGAGGATTTTAATTGTTCATACTATCCTTACCTTTGATTGTAATAAATCAGAATGCGCTAAAAGAAGGATTCTGAGTTGTGTGTCATAAACCTCCCCTTTTAGGTAAGAGtgatacattaaataaaattgggAGAGCAAAATGGAGTAGACCTTGGTTAAGTGGAAGGTGTCaaacttttagtttttcttcccAGTTTCTGGTGCTATGGGGTTAAGTATTTTAACCCTTGAGTCACATCTGTTTTATGTTGTACCATTACAACCATGTCTTGGCAATACCTGCTCAGGCTCAGTGCATTATTGCCAGTGAGGGAAGACAGTGGGCTATGATGATGAAATAGAACAATTTTGATACAAATCTTAATTGCAGAATATTAAgtaatgcatattttaaagtgCTCCACAAAACTCATGATAGTGTCTGAATGACTTAGGAATATAATTGTTATTTGTTCAGTAAACACTCAAAACAATTTCACTTTTTATAGGTATTATATTTTTGTCCCGGTTTTAAATCTGGAGTGAAGcacttatttaatattatttcaagGAAGAAAGAAGCTCTTAAAGATGAAGCTAATCAAAAAGAGAAggtaaaaagaatagaaaataagttaaaaagtaaattaagggAAATTCACTTGCTTCAAAATAAAGTCATAGATACATGGGGTTTGGGAAGAGGATGACAAAGATCATTTCTCAGTTAAACTGTAACTGAGAATtaaatttttcagtattttacaTTGTCAGAAAAGCAGTTACTTTTCATTCTTACAGAGTAGCTAACTTACCCCTTTTACAGAGTGTGTCCTCCTGTCCTTTAATTTGTTTACCAATAAACTGTCATGTCATACCACCATCACAGTTTAGTATAGCTTTGTACCACCTGTTACTCATTTGTTGTTTCCCAATTGACtcccttttaaaatttaagtaaatataaaGGAACTGTTGACTTACATAATTAGAAAACCATTATCATCCACATAATAGAAAATAACccaaaaaaatctcttaaaattttaaaagtttattttttaactccatAAAACGAGTgctataatgaaattaaatttagaaaagcTAGTTTGTCTAGTGAAACAAAGACAAGGGAAGATACTTAATttgttcataaataaaaatactgatttgtgtgtttctttcttgGCAGGAAAATTGTAAAGAAGATTCTTTGGCAAGTTATGAACTAATATGCAGTTTACAGTCCTTGATCATTTCAGTTGAACAGCTTCAGGCTAGTTTTCTCTTAAATCCAGAGAAATATACTGATGAACTCGCTACTCAGCCAAGGCGACTGCTTAACACCCTCAGGTATAGCCTATGATACAATTTTAGGATTCCAGTTTAGCTGCTTACTGCTTTCTTTGGTGAATGATATATGAACAAGTATATAGCAAGGAGACTAGAAACCAAGATTTATAGTCTTTAATATCCAGAGACTCCAAAAACTAGACATTTTTTCATAAGTTTGGtgctaaattattaaaatttatttttaagaggttATTTATAGTCTCTATTCTTATTTATCTGATGTGAATATCCATGCATTTTCTGTAGAAATAGTTATGTAAAGTTTACTTAGGGTATACTGCCCTCTATCATGTTGgtgatatatattttacttatgtgccgtatatatatatattttttctgtatttttctgaagccggaaatggggagagacagtcagacagactcctgcatgcgcccgactgggatccacctggcacgcccaccagggggcgacgctctgcccctccggggcgttgctctgttgtgaccagagccactctaactctagctcctggggcagagaccaaggagccatcaccagcacccgggcaatctttgctccagtggagcctcagctgcggctgcgggaggggaagagagagacagagaggaaggagagggggaggggtggagaagcagatgggcgccctggcgggaatcgaacctgggacttctgcacgccagaccgacgctctaccactgagccaaccggccagggccccatatattttttttaatctgaaaaattcTGAATTCCCAAACACATTTGTTCCTAAGGATTTCAGATTATGAATTGTAGGTctgtattcaaaatatattatgcatAAGAACTATAAGTTCCAAATACTCTATTTTTGTTGTATGTCCTTAGAATATTAACTGGAATAGATTTCTTTTGaccctatatatataaaatagctttattcaaaatgttataggttaagtctttaaaaaattatctaaccATTTAGTAGTTTAGGAATAGACCTAGGTGTAATATATTGTTCTGTTTGTTAAGAGGTAGTGTAATATGGTGTCTAAGAACAGGTTCGAATCCTGGCTTTGTATCTTAGCTAttctgtgatcttgggcaagttaccctATTTGTTAATAGTGGTGGTAACAGTACCTACTTCATGGGGTTACTGTGAGAATTATGTGATACACATAATATAAAAAGCACTTTGAATGAAACTTGGTATACAGCACTCTATTGTGATAATGAAAATGAGGTAAAACTTACTTTTATAGTTACAAATTTAGGTAAATTTCATATTAGTAGCTGAATAAATGttttgagtttaaaaatattgttaaccttaaaaatataaattctatatagaaaagtggtttttttttgtattacatctattgattggttgattgattgattttagagagagaggagggggaagagagacaaaCGGACAGAAACATACATCAGTctatttctgtgtgtgccctgacctgggatcaaacctgcagcctttgccctttgggacgatgctttaaccaacacaactctctggccagggcttttgtaTTTTATCTTAAAAGCTAAGATATGTgaaatgggaattttttttatagggaACTCAACCCTATGTATGAAGGATACCTACAGCATGATGCACAGGAAGTATTACAGTGTATTTTGGGAAACATTCAAGAAGCATGCCAGCTTCtaaaaaaagaggaagtaaagaatGTGGCAGAATTATCTAACAAGGTAGAAGAAAAACCTCACCAGAAAGAGGAAATTAGTGGTGTTGATAGCATAGAGATGGACAATATGAGGCATTCTGAAGACTATAAAGAAAAACTGCCAAaaggaaatgggaaaagaaaaagtgacacTGAATTTGgtaacatgaagaaaaaaattaaggtctCCAAGGAACAACAGTCATTGGAAGAGAACCAGAGACAAACCAGATCAAAAAGGAAAGCTACAGGTGATACATTAGAGATCCCTCCTAAAATAATTGCCAAGTACATTTCTGACAATGAGAGTGCAAGACCCTCACAGAAAAAATCACGAGTTAAAATAAATTGGTTCAAGTCTACAACTAAGCAACCCAGCATTCTTTCTAAATTCTGTAGTCTGGGAAAAAGAAACCAAGGATCCAAAGGACAGTCTAAAGATAATGAATATGATCTTGAAGAGGACTCTGGGAAGTGTGAAAATGATAACATAACAAATGGTTGTGGACTTCAGTCGCCAGGGAATAATGTTAAGCCCATTAATGGTAATGAAGTTAAGCCCATAAACAAAGGTCAGTACGATTTATTCTTAAACATTGATAGGTAGGCATTATCAACAGTTACAGAATTGGAATTTTCTCCTCTTAAGATACATATACAGTAGAAATCTGGCtaaagtttctgttttgtttaagaAGAAATTTAACAGTGTGAACTGTAGTGTTTTAAGCACTgtgcttagatgtatttctttgtgtgtttaaATCTCAGTCTTAAGGTAATGTCAATTTATGGTTTATAAACTAATGGAGTTCAATACATTttaatggaaagaggataaatacTTCACCCTCTTACATAAACAGTATTTGACATAAAAACTCATGAAATGTATTGCATTTAGTGAAATGCAGTTGTAGAGAGGTAAGTAGTTACACCAGACTTGAACTGAATTTTTACCTAGTTTTGTCCAGATTACAGATCTCAGGGAAATGTGAAATATTGATATGGTTATGGTTTACCAAATGTGTCACCCTTATTTTGGGTATTCTGTAGGGGGAATGTCTTTGGGAAAGGAATTATGAAGACACAGTTGTGACTTATTTTTAGAGACAACATATTCAAAATTAGCTTTATAAGGAATTTATATTTCATGAATAAGGCATTTCCTAATGCTAATAAACAAGTTTAGATTTGAAAGTCAGTCTTTTATTCATGCATGCTTTAAATGAATATTGGTTATTTGGGCTGTGCTGAAAAACTAATGTGCAATACACTTttccctatttttattttacgCACAGAGCAAATTGGTTTTGAGCTAGTAGAGAAATTATTTCAAGGTCAGCTGGTATTAAGGACTCGTTGCTTAGAATGTGAAAGTTtaacagaaagaagagaagattTTCAAGACATCAGTGTGCCAGTACAAGAAGATGAGCTTTCCAAAGTAGAAGACAGTTCTGGAAGTAAGCAAACTTGGGGTCTCTGTAAAGACCAGGGAGTAATTAGAGCTTTCTTCAATAAGCACAGCCTAATAAGCTTGTGTAATTAATTGAGAAGTTGTATTTTAGTggctttgttaaaataaaatcattgtttAACAAGTAGCTTCACTTGTTAAAAACTAGCTTTTGGAAAATTGTGGTATCTTTATTTTGATGTGTAGAgtataatgagaaaaatgaaacgCTTTGCTATAAGTTAACGTTTAGGTACTTGAATTTCTCAAAGCTACTGAAGATATTTTTGTGTAAACACAACATTTGAACCACTGTTTTGTCTTGTATAGACcacaaaaaatacagaaatgtaaTGGGAAATTATCATGAGACTGGTTTACATGCTCAGATATTGGAAATTGGctattaaatataaactaaagTCTGTCTTACACTGAGTCAGAGACTAGGTTTGTCATGTTCATCTAAATATTTTTTGGCTGaccaaatacaaatattaaaaagatgtgCACTTGTTGAGGGTGAACTTAAGAGTTtctgaaactaaaaaagaaatgtccTTAGTTATTATTGGAAGGATTAGTCCATTGAAATTGCATGCTATCTTTGAACGTGGAACTTtgtggtttaatttttaaatgtctgacaAGTTTATTTGTGAGTGAAAGGATTCTTTTATGTAGTTTCTCCAGAgccaaaaacagaaatgaagacccTGAGATGGGCAATTTCACAGTTTGCTTCAGTGGAGAGGATTGTTGGAGAAGATAAATATTTCTGTGAAAATTGCCATCATTATACTGAAGCTGAACGAAGTCTTTTGTTTGACAAAATGCCTGAAGTTATAACCATTCATTTGAAGTGTTTTGCTGCTAGTGGCTTGGAGTGAGTATTACAAATAAAAGCTATATGAGGAAAATGAGCTGCTATAGGAGAAGTTTTGTTTAAGACAGTATAATATAAATTACTGAAATGAAGTCATTTATAAAGATTGCCATAGAAAAATTCTTATCAAGTTTCCCTATAAAAATGTATCAGTTTAAATCCTTTTAGTCTGACTGCATATTCTGTGATTTCTTTATACATCTTTTCATTCCTTATTAGATACAAGTTAAATTGATTAAAGCGGAGAACAAATTTTACATATATCAAGAGTTTTTTGAGGCGAGAAAAAGgccaaattattttagttttaaggtAACTCAGGAAATCAAACTGATCTTTGAACAatctaaaagtaatttaaaaataagtataaaaatgcCAGTTACATTCTGAATAGTCTGGCTTTTTTCTGACATATCGTTGtagattttattcctttctttatcAGTGAATTGTTTAAAATTACCCAAGGGCTTCCCAGGAGCTCTCCACGTATATTATTGTGCTGGAAGAATGACATACGGTTCTTTCAGCAGACTTTCTTTGCTATagtactatttatttttgtccctaAATCCTGGTAGAGATAGACTTTGCATTAAAATgactttctaaagaaaaaattttggttTGAAATTTGGTGTtttttatgccatttattttctcactgcaTAAAATTAGGGGGGGGAATTAAGGAGGGGGGTAATGAAGCAGGTGAAATGCCATATAGCCTTCACAGAAACACCTGAATATTAgcatttatttcagtatttttctttgtgcaaatattttaagtatataaaattgtggtcttttattcttttgtgtttattCATAGGagcactaaataaatatatattaagggTTCATTCAGACTGTTACTTGGTTTCACATTGGGTGTAAAgttgaatatatttaaagtggAATTGCagaaaaccttattttttttcttcaaaggttTGATTGTTATGGTGGTGGACTTTCCAAGATCAACACTCCTTTACTGACACCTCTTAAATTGTCACTAGAAGAATGGAGTACAAAGCCAACCAATGACAGCTATGGATTATTTGCAGTTGTGATGCATAGCGGCATTACAATTAGTAGTGGGCACTACACTGCTTCTGTTAAAGTCACCGACCTTAACAGTTTAGAAATAGATAAGGGAAATTTTGTGGTCAACCAAATGTGTGAAATGGGTAAGCCAGAGCCATTGAATGAGGAGGAAGCAAGGGATGTGGTTGAAAATTACGATGATGAAGATGTATCAATTAGAGTCGGTGGAAACACACAGCCAAGTAAAGTtttgaacaaaaaaaatgtagaagcTGTTGGACTTCTTGGAGGACAAAAGAGCAAAGCAGATTATGAACTATACAACAAAGTATCTAATCCTGATAAAGGTGCCAGTACAGCATTTGTTGAAAATAGAAATTCTGAGACTAACATTACTAATGGGACCCATGAATCTGACAGAAACAAGGAATCCACTGACCAAACAGGCATTAACATTAGTGGATTTGAGAACAAAATTTCATATATAGTGCAAAGCTTAAAGGAGTTTGAGGGAAAGTGGTTGCTTTTTGATGATTCTGAAGTAAAAGTGACTGAAGAGAAGGACTTTTTgaattctctttccccttctacATCTCCTACATCTACTCCTTATTTGCTATTTTATAAGAAACTATAGAGTGTATTATCCTTGTGTATATAAACATTGGCAGAGttgattacattaaaattttggCTTATCTTTTGAAGCTATTGGATATTGTTGGTCTCTAGGTTTTTATATAGTGAGATATGAATTACTGAAAACCATGTTAATTTTTAGAATTCATTTCCTCTTAGTAGAGACTAGTGATGTATTAGCTTCTGGGAACAAACTTGTATAGGTTCTTAAAAGAATTATCCAAAATGGAAGCATTTAAACACTTTTGAATTTACACCTTTTTGTGTtcgctttttaaaataaagtgcttGTATTTGTATCTCCATATTTTGGAGTAATTATCTACATGATGTTTTATAGCTCCTGTGGGTTTTTTTAAGCTAATAAGCCAAGTATCATTTCAGTACATTTAGTTTTATCAGTCATGAAGCCAAATCTCTGATGGGCTGCATGGGAGGCACAAAGTCTGGAATATGTGTGTATTCACACTGGTGTATATTTTGTGCCTTGGATCACTTTGAAAGTGTCTCAGAAAACCTGGACAGTCCTACCTTCActagaattttatatgtatttatgaaGATGATTCTTTAGTAAATCTTTTTGGGCATGGACTAATTTGTATCTCTTCATAGTAATATTCTGCACGATCTGTATATAGTATATCAAACTTAGAGGTATGACCTTAAgtttaatgggtttttttttagtcagaaggtcaataaaattttaaatgcttaaaaacTAGGTATATAAATGCTTCTTTTGTGTATGCATATTTTTACCATAAATACAGCTGGGTTCTCTTAAAGAAcagaatatgtgtgtgtatgtataatatacatGTACACATTAATAGAAGAGAATAAACAGGCATAACTATCTTTCTCTAATACTTTCGTAGGAGAATTCAAATTGTGCTTAGTCCATATAAGTTGTCATACTTAAAAGTTTACACtagaaattgttatttttagtgagaggagggaggttgaGAGccatactcctgcatgcgcccaacaagaatactcagcaagcccactagggctcGAAGCTATGCCCATCTTggaccattgctcagcaactgaatcatttttttagcgcctgaggtggaagccacagagccatcctcagcgccccgtgGCCAAGTccctctaaccaatggagctatggctgtgggaagaggaaagagagaagggggatggggatcggtggagaagcagatggttgctctgctctgtg
It includes:
- the USP1 gene encoding ubiquitin carboxyl-terminal hydrolase 1 isoform X2, which translates into the protein MTSDQVVPAAQTSPINCEKKENLLPFVGLNNLGNTCYLNSILQVLYFCPGFKSGVKHLFNIISRKKEALKDEANQKEKENCKEDSLASYELICSLQSLIISVEQLQASFLLNPEKYTDELATQPRRLLNTLRELNPMYEGYLQHDAQEVLQCILGNIQEACQLLKKEEVKNVAELSNKVEEKPHQKEEISGVDSIEMDNMRHSEDYKEKLPKGNGKRKSDTEFGNMKKKIKVSKEQQSLEENQRQTRSKRKATGDTLEIPPKIIAKYISDNESARPSQKKSRVKINWFKSTTKQPSILSKFCSLGKRNQGSKGQSKDNEYDLEEDSGKCENDNITNGCGLQSPGNNVKPINGNEVKPINKEQIGFELVEKLFQGQLVLRTRCLECESLTERREDFQDISVPVQEDELSKVEDSSGISPEPKTEMKTLRWAISQFASVERIVGEDKYFCENCHHYTEAERSLLFDKMPEVITIHLKCFAASGLEFDCYGGGLSKINTPLLTPLKLSLEEWSTKPTNDSYGLFAVVMHSGITISSGHYTASVKVTDLNSLEIDKGNFVVNQMCEMGKPEPLNEEEARDVVENYDDEDVSIRVGGNTQPSKVLNKKNVEAVGLLGGQKSKADYELYNKVSNPDKGASTAFVENRNSETNITNGTHESDRNKESTDQTGINISGFENKISYIVQSLKEFEGKWLLFDDSEVKVTEEKDFLNSLSPSTSPTSTPYLLFYKKL
- the USP1 gene encoding ubiquitin carboxyl-terminal hydrolase 1 isoform X1; amino-acid sequence: MPGVIPSESNGLSKGSPSKKNRLSLKFFQKKETKRALDFTDSQENEEKASEFRGSEIDQVVPAAQTSPINCEKKENLLPFVGLNNLGNTCYLNSILQVLYFCPGFKSGVKHLFNIISRKKEALKDEANQKEKENCKEDSLASYELICSLQSLIISVEQLQASFLLNPEKYTDELATQPRRLLNTLRELNPMYEGYLQHDAQEVLQCILGNIQEACQLLKKEEVKNVAELSNKVEEKPHQKEEISGVDSIEMDNMRHSEDYKEKLPKGNGKRKSDTEFGNMKKKIKVSKEQQSLEENQRQTRSKRKATGDTLEIPPKIIAKYISDNESARPSQKKSRVKINWFKSTTKQPSILSKFCSLGKRNQGSKGQSKDNEYDLEEDSGKCENDNITNGCGLQSPGNNVKPINGNEVKPINKEQIGFELVEKLFQGQLVLRTRCLECESLTERREDFQDISVPVQEDELSKVEDSSGISPEPKTEMKTLRWAISQFASVERIVGEDKYFCENCHHYTEAERSLLFDKMPEVITIHLKCFAASGLEFDCYGGGLSKINTPLLTPLKLSLEEWSTKPTNDSYGLFAVVMHSGITISSGHYTASVKVTDLNSLEIDKGNFVVNQMCEMGKPEPLNEEEARDVVENYDDEDVSIRVGGNTQPSKVLNKKNVEAVGLLGGQKSKADYELYNKVSNPDKGASTAFVENRNSETNITNGTHESDRNKESTDQTGINISGFENKISYIVQSLKEFEGKWLLFDDSEVKVTEEKDFLNSLSPSTSPTSTPYLLFYKKL